From a region of the Ovis aries strain OAR_USU_Benz2616 breed Rambouillet chromosome 2, ARS-UI_Ramb_v3.0, whole genome shotgun sequence genome:
- the NPPC gene encoding C-type natriuretic peptide precursor, giving the protein MHLSQLLACALLLSLLSLRPSEAKPGAPPKVPRTPPGEEVAEPQAAGGGQKKGDKTPGGGGANLKDDRSRLLRDLRVDTKSRAAWTRLLHEHPNARKYKGGNKKGLSKGCFGLKLDRIGSMSGLGC; this is encoded by the exons ATGCACCTCTCCCAGCTGCTGGCCTGCGCCCTGCTGCTCTCGCTCCTCTCGCTCCGGCCCTCCGAAGCCAAGCCCGGGGCGCCGCCAAAG GTCCCGCGAACTCCGCCCGGCGAGGAGGTGGCCGAGCCCCAGGCTGCGGGCGGCGGTCAGAAGAAGGGCGACAAGACTCCCGGGGGCGGCGGCGCCAATCTCAAGGACGACCGGTCGCGACTGCTTCGGGACCTGCGCGTGGACACCAAGTCCCGGGCGGCGTGGACCCGCCTGCTGCACGAGCACCCCAACGCGCGCAAATACAAAGGAGGCAACAAGAAGGGTTTGTCCAAGGGCTGCTTCGGCCTCAAGCTGGACAGGATCGGCTCCATGAGCGGCCTGGGTTGTTAG